A genome region from Spirochaetaceae bacterium includes the following:
- a CDS encoding type II toxin-antitoxin system VapC family toxin, whose amino-acid sequence MTYLDTSYIAKCYLNEPGSPRVLEWLAGKSGLSCCSHGRLELFAALKRHEREGNLGADALHAVFERLRRDEERGLWRWIPVTDRLVRAACRRVRTVSGAEFVRAADALHLTCAADNGFDAVYSHDQRMLDAAACFGLEGRDILA is encoded by the coding sequence CTGACCTATCTCGATACATCGTACATCGCCAAGTGCTATCTCAACGAGCCGGGCAGCCCGCGTGTGCTCGAGTGGCTGGCCGGGAAGTCGGGGTTGAGCTGCTGCTCGCATGGCCGATTGGAGCTGTTCGCGGCGTTGAAGAGGCATGAGCGGGAAGGGAACCTGGGTGCCGACGCGCTGCACGCCGTGTTCGAGCGCCTGCGTCGCGACGAGGAGCGGGGTCTGTGGAGATGGATTCCGGTCACCGACCGACTTGTACGAGCTGCGTGCAGGAGAGTCAGGACCGTGTCCGGCGCTGAGTTCGTGCGGGCGGCCGATGCGCTCCATCTGACGTGCGCCGCCGACAACGGGTTTGACGCCGTCTACAGTCACGACCAACGCATGCTCGATGCTGCTGCCTGCTTCGGTCTCGAGGGACGAGACATCCTCGCCTGA